The following are encoded in a window of Cottoperca gobio chromosome 20, fCotGob3.1, whole genome shotgun sequence genomic DNA:
- the tfr1b gene encoding LOW QUALITY PROTEIN: transferrin receptor 1b (The sequence of the model RefSeq protein was modified relative to this genomic sequence to represent the inferred CDS: deleted 1 base in 1 codon): MDRVRSAFNSVIKSERYSRFTLQPAEDGERHVEVKLSDDATEAEDQAGGSPSFRPAPPSQGRTTLCYLALATLLIFVTGYVLGYLSHRETQLEQVSCGPELEETPAAVAPAPGALMDWKDVTQLLTQKLTSQDFDKSLRDFDLPSRSAGSDGDKSLANRIFDEFKQQEMDPWTDIHYVQLQKPDSKRPNRVLFGSEDFKPTGYLAYSAPGKAEGKLVYGNYGRQEDLEVLQKKNIELKDCVLLLRAGKISFAEQVDNAARKEASAVLIYPDAQDYKYVSNTELYGHVHLGSGDPYTPGFPSFNHTQFPPTQSSGLPKIPAQTITGNMALALLQKIQGPESDESSGFKGGFTSVVYNLGGSHNITVEVNNVLVSSEIHNVFGVIKGFIEPDHYVVLGAQRDSWGKGYAKATVGTSILIELAKAVREMVENDGFRPRRSLVFASWSGGEYGSVGATEWLEGYMSSIDRRVFTYINLDGVVMGRGSFMASASPLLYSLLESTMKEVKSPLGSGTVYDMVGTSDLKAKIERPMSMDDPAYPFLAMSGIPSISFHFISPNKETYSYYGTNLDNKDDLDFQTGHHTSEMVAVAAQFAGQMALRLVHDHLVRLDVNRYSNILNGAVVRVIKRINQLSQAGHLKVNANWLIRARGSFQRAARSINTDILNTDLNDKEACRILNARLMSVEHNLLSAYVSPIETPFRHLLLGRGSHTLASIGETTGVDQLHMQLALATWNLQGCANGMVGNIWDIDEEI, translated from the exons atggaTCGGGTGAGGTCTGCGTTTAACAGCGTG ATTAAAAGTGAGCGGTACAGCAGGTTCACTCTGCAGCCGGCCGAGGACGGAGAAAGACACGTTGAGGTCAAATTGTCAGATGACGCCACGGAGGCCGAGGATCAGGCAGGTGGATCTCCAAGCTTCAGGCCAGCACCTCCGAGTCAAGGCCGGACTACTCTCTGCTACCTGGCCCTGGCGACACTGCTCATATTTGTCACCG GCTACGTGCTTGGTTACCTGAGCCACCGTGAAACTCAGCTGGAGCAGGTGAGCTGTGGCCCAGAGCTGGAAGAAACGCCAGCTGCTGTTGCACCAGCTCCTGGA GCTCTGATGGACTGGAAGGACGTCACCCAACTCCTCACGCAGAAACTCACCAGCCAGGACTTTGACAAATCTCTGAG GGACTTTGATCTGCCCAGTCGTTCAGCAGGAAGTGACGGAGACAAGAGTCTGGCAAACCGCATCTTTGACGAATTCAAGCAGCAGGAGATGGATCCCTGGACTGACATCCACTATGTTCAGCTGCAGAAGCCAGACAG CAAGCGTCCAAACCGTGTCCTTTTTGGTTCAGAGGACTTCAAGCCTACTGGGTATCTGGCCTACAGTGCTCCTGGAAAAGCTGAG GGCAAGCTGGTGTATGGCAACTACGGTCGTCAGGAGGATCTGGAAgttctgcagaagaagaacattGAACTGAAAGACTGTGTGTTGCTGCTCCGAGCTGGAAAGATCAGTTTTGCAGAGCAG GTGGATAATGCTGCCAGGAAGGAGGCGTCTGCCGTTCTAATTTATCCTGATGCTCAAGATTACAAATATGTATCGAACACAGAACTTTACGGACAT GTCCATCTTGGTTCAGGCGACCCCTACACCCCTGGATTCCCTTCCTTCAACCATACTCAGTTCCCTCCAACGCAGTCGTCCGGCCTCCCCAAAATCCCAGCCCAGACTATCACCGGCAACATGGCTTTAGCTCTTCTACA GAAAATCCAAGGTCCTGAATCAGATGAAAGCAGCGGCTTCAAAGGCGGCTTCACGTCAGTGGTTTATAATCTGGGAGGCAGCCACAACATTACTGTTGAGGTGAACAACGTGCTGGTCAGCAGTGAGATCCACAACGTGTTTGGAGTCATCAAAGGATTCATTGAACCtg ATCACTACGTTGTACTGGGAGCTCAGAGAGACTCCTGGGGTAAAGGTTATGCCAAAGCCACCGTTGGCACCTCCATCCTGATCGAGCTGGCCAAGGCTGTTCGGGAGATGGTGGAGAACG ATGGGTTCAGACCCAGGAGAAGTTTGGTGTTTGCAAGCTGGAGCGGTGGAGAGTACGGAAGTGTTGGCGCCACTGAGTGGTTGGAG GGGTACATGTCCTCTATTGACAGACGTGTTTTCACCTACATAAACCTGGATGGAGTGGTCATGG GTCGTGGGAGCTTTATGGCCTCAGCAAGTCCGCTGCTCTACAGCCTCCTCGAGAGCACGATGAAAGAG GTGAAGAGTCCTCTTGGCTCTGGCACTGTGTACGATATGGTTGGAACAAGTGACCTGAAGGCCAAAAT AGAGAGGCCAATGTCGATGGACGACCCCGCCTATCCCTTTCTGGCTATGTCTGGaattccctccatctctttccacTTCATCTCTCCCAAC AAGGAGACCTACAGTTACTATGGCACCAACCTGGACAACAAGGATGATCTCGATTTCCAAACCGGCCATCACACCAGTGAAATGGTGGCAGTGGCGGCACAGTTTGCCGGCCAAATGGCTCTGCGACTGGTCCACGACCACCTGGTCCGCCTGGATGTGAACCGTTACAGCAACATCCTCAACGGGGCTGTTGTCCGGGTCATCAAGCGCATCAACCAGCTCTCACAG GCTGGTCATCTGAAGGTGAATGCCAACTGGCTGATCCGTGCACGCGGCTCCTTCCAGCGAGCTGCCAGAAGCATCAACACTGATATCCTCAACACTGACTTAAATGACAAAGAGGCTTGTCGGATCCTCAACGCCAGGCTCATGAGT